One window of the Dermacentor andersoni chromosome 10, qqDerAnde1_hic_scaffold, whole genome shotgun sequence genome contains the following:
- the LOC126546016 gene encoding uncharacterized protein: MDEELSELESGAVMRDHILDMMNVCYLDLLDQSSLKGEQQQVTMDMGADWLPDTTTLLPTASEGSLPLRRSLRLTATPGDNRRLTDQQGDSAATESKSGELKATDGWRSFLSKANRPLVLVSVVLAVAIAIAFAYAIITASRLAPDRAKLGLARSFNDTDAALG; the protein is encoded by the exons ATGGACGAGGAGCTCTCGGAACTTGAAAGCGGTGCGGTGATGAGAGACCATATCTTGGATATGATGAACGTTTGCTATCTCGACCTGCTGGACCAGTCGTCGCTTAAGGGCGAACAGCAGCAGGTGACCATGGACATGGGCGCTGATTGGTTGCCTGACACCACCACGCTGCTGCCGACGGCATCGGAAGGCAGCCTACCTCTGCGGCGAAGCCTCCGTCTCACTGCGACTCCCGGTGACAATCGGCGACTGACCGATCAACAAG GTGACAGCGCGGCCACGGAGAGCAAGTCCGGCGAGTTAAAGGCCACCGACGGATGGCGATCCTTCCTGAGCAAGGCGAACCGGCCTTTGGTCCTCGTCTCCGTCGTGCTGGCTGTAGCCATCGCGATCGCGTTCGCGTACGCGATCATTACGGCCAGCCGCCTTGCTCCCGATCGCGCGAAGCTGGGCCTGGCGCGGTCATTCAACGACACGGATGCCGCTTTGGGATAA